The nucleotide sequence GTATGTCCTTAAAGTGCTATAACTACTCATAATCAGAATAAATTAAAGATGTACCAATGAGGCACGCACTGAGATGCTATCTCAGTACTTACATCAGcttaaaaataatgcatgctCTTTGGGGTAACGGTCGCATTAGGGAATGTTGCTTTAGCAACCGATTACTCCTAGCTGCTAGTTTACATGTCTGACACGTTACAATACGACCTCTAGTGGTGTCACTTGTTGTATATGGTTTGACGACgtcatattttttgttggtGTAGACCGTAGAATAATATAAAGGCAAGAGCTCATATATGCATATTTCAGTAATGCCCCCAACCAGGGGCCCTTATGCAATATgcttttttcatcattttccttCATTAGGTTTGATTAACAGTTATAGTATTTGAGCTTGACACAACATTTTACTTTTCTTGTAACCCTTTACTTATCATATATAAGTAGAAAACAATACACAAAACCTTCTAGGGTAGCAAAACATCAGATGGATTTTTTAGATAAAGTCCATGTTAATGGAGActtatttttgttgtatttgatttaaaataattataaggAGTGTCAATAAttgacaaatttgtttttggagaATACATTTTCACTAAGAAAACGTCttagcataaaataatatttccatttttgagTACACAACATAGCTCATGACTGTTTATTTCATACAGctttatttattcgttttatAAAGGGTGTGAATAgcacttttttctttccagtAACTGTGTTGGACAAATGTAGGACTTATTTCTTATACTCAATTACTAAGGGTTTTGAAGTCCTACCTGCGTTGGATTGGATTATGGCACGGTGCTTTTAAATAGCAACCCTAAAATACTGACGTTATTATTGGTTCTTAACCAGAATTACCGGAAGTCGTTTCTGTTACAGCGTCCGGTCTCTCCGCCTGCAAAAATGGCGGAGGTCGGACGCGCATTTGGAAGGACAGCTTTCACTCTTTTGAAAAAGAcgaataatttattattttcgaGGTCTGGAGAGAAGACAACCAAGAGTGCCATTGTAGCAGTAGCTGTGTCCAGTGGAACTCGAACATGGGGACCCCAATACATGGACCCGCAAGCTCAAGGACGTAGCTGTCAATCGGTAGTATTTTCCCTGGACGATATTGAAAAGCCACCGGTCCGTGAGACCAAGCTACTGAGCTGTTTACCGAAACAAGTGAGTGAGCTGATTTTTATCTGTCAGCTCGAAGGGGGATTCTTTTCTCGTGGTTTAAATGTTCGAGACTTACAGGTGAACAGTGCTCCGAGTGGATTTGAAAACACGCTCTGTGTAATTTCATGTTATCAGACAGAATTCCCAGAGTCATTAGAAAAACACATCCGACCAGGCAGTTCGGATTTGTCAAAGACTGAAGAAACGAACAAATACACCGAAGACCCAGGCTGTTTCTATAAGTCGCTAGCTTCCCGAAATACTCGGGTTCGTTTTGTTGTTAACCTGGCTAGTTCAGTTGGGAAACAGAATCATTTCCTGACAGCTGCCGTCCTTactaaaagtaatgggacatGGGCTCAACAGAAAAGATCACTGTCCACTGTGATGTTAACTGAAAGAGGATTTTTGCAGCGACCTCGTGGAGAGGTTCGATCATCAGTCCGAGCTTACATGAAAAACAACAGGCCGGACCCACCCCCATATCAAAGCAAAACGGCGTATTATGACACTCTGCAGGTGCCCACGAATGCCACGCATGCTCAGATAAAGACAGCTTACTACAAACAGTCCTTCATCTATCACCCAGACAAGAACGCGGGCAGTGAGGAGGCTACGAAGCGCTTCTCTGAAATCACCGAGGCTTACAACGTGTTGGGCAACAAGAgtctgaaaaagaaatatgaCCGTGGCATCTTAAGCAAGGCCGACGTGCAAGGAGCGGGCAGACCCCCGGCCAAGGAACCGCCCAGCTCCAGCGCGGCATCGCAGCAGAAGAGGCCCCGGCAGTCCCCCGCAGTAGGCATGAGTGGAAAGTCCGTGTTCGATTTCGATGCGTTCTATCGGGCTCATTACAACGAACAGCTTCAACGGGAGAAGGACGTACGCCACCGCAGAGAGGAGATTAAGAAAAAGGTCGATGACCCGAATCAGAATTTTTTGACTGAAGTGACGGTGGGGCTCTTGGTGGCCATGGCAGTGGCTGTTCTGGTCAGCATGAAATTTTAATGTTCCGTTGACCGGCTGGCAGTGAACACACACTTAAGGAGTTTCTCTCAATGCTGAACTTTTTGTGCTAGCACACCTTAAGTGTGATTAAATTGACGTGGGTCACGTGTACTGTAGCAAATAATATTCAGCCTGAACTTATTTACCTCGATGAACGCTGTGTGAAGGTGAGAGCTAATGTGTAGCCTGCTGTTTAACGGGCTGCATGATGGTATTCGAGAACAAGTTGCTACAGGCAAAACATGTGAATACTATACATTAAGTTTTggtggtttcttttttcttaatataacattttgtgaTAGTCTTCTTCACAATTTACCATAATAAGAACAATGTTGCcaatgttttaattatgttttagaTTTCTGGAACTTTGGGTttaaatatgaaagaatgtTCAAAGATAGATAGTAGGCTCTAAAATGGTGTAATGTCATGCCTTCGCAGCTTTCACACTGTTTTATAAAACTGCACAATGACACAAACCTCCCATGAGAGGCAATGAATAAATGGCAGCCAGAAAAAGACATTACATCTCAGCCTGGTGATTGAGGGGACTTTACATTACGAGTTCCCATTCAGCATAACTGCACTTTAAAAGAGATGCACTCAGAGATATACTTAGGCAGCACTACAGTATactatacatacagtatgctatATATGCAGTCTATCAACTACAGCTGGTACGCTAATAATACCTATGCAAGGTATTGAATTCTGCTGTACTGTGTACTGACTGAAGGGATGGTTTGTGCTTTCATGTCTTTGTAAGAGCAGGAGAATGGGGAGCACTTCTGGTGCCAGCCCCATTCAAGGGTGATCGTAAACTGAATAATATaacaacaacatttttcttATCAATGTTAACCAAAGTTGGGTTAAGTAGTGGTTGTTACTACTGGACGGCAAGGAGATATAATAGCCTGTAAAAGTATATACGccttatgtatatatgtatacacatgtacatataaatatataatttatatataaatggcAATGTGTGTGCCATGTAATACCTTGCATACTTGAGAGGAAAATGTTATTTCTGAAGATTTTATCCTttcctacatttatttttcttatttatcattcattttttccaaaagGGCTTCTTTATACAGGTTTTGGcaacaaatgttttcagttttaaaaaaaaaaaaacatgttatgcATTGTAGCAGGCATTCAAGTAActgttaaaataacaaactaGCAATAAGATCATTCATTAAAGATTGTGAATCATCAGCCAAGCTCAATTTAAGCCCACCAGAATGCAGAATTGTTATGTTTTACATTGTGATTTCActt is from Anguilla anguilla isolate fAngAng1 chromosome 9, fAngAng1.pri, whole genome shotgun sequence and encodes:
- the LOC118234853 gene encoding uncharacterized protein LOC118234853, encoding MAEVGRAFGRTAFTLLKKTNNLLFSRSGEKTTKSAIVAVAVSSGTRTWGPQYMDPQAQGRSCQSVVFSLDDIEKPPVRETKLLSCLPKQVSELIFICQLEGGFFSRGLNVRDLQVNSAPSGFENTLCVISCYQTEFPESLEKHIRPGSSDLSKTEETNKYTEDPGCFYKSLASRNTRVRFVVNLASSVGKQNHFLTAAVLTKSNGTWAQQKRSLSTVMLTERGFLQRPRGEVRSSVRAYMKNNRPDPPPYQSKTAYYDTLQVPTNATHAQIKTAYYKQSFIYHPDKNAGSEEATKRFSEITEAYNVLGNKSLKKKYDRGILSKADVQGAGRPPAKEPPSSSAASQQKRPRQSPAVGMSGKSVFDFDAFYRAHYNEQLQREKDVRHRREEIKKKVDDPNQNFLTEVTVGLLVAMAVAVLVSMKF